The following is a genomic window from Collimonas fungivorans Ter331.
TTTTGAATTTACTCAAGATTTCCGCGGACTGGAGTTGATCGAGCGCGCCGGCACTGTCATCGCGCGTGACGGCGAGCGGGAGATTTTCACGCCTTACGACAACTGCGTCATCATCATGCCGTCGCTGCGCCATTTGGCGCCTGGCGTAACGGTAATGCGTCTGGCCAAGGTGCTTGACGATAAATAGCCGGCGGTGGGGAAAAATGCAAGATTACTCCGCTTGCTCGGAAAGATCGAAATCCATCCATATATTCAATCCAAGAACTTAAAATGCCATTTAGACATATGCTTATCAGGTTAGTTGTATTCGTGGCAGTGTCGCATTTATTCTTTTCGGCGCATGCCGGCGAACAGACCGATATCGTCCTTGGTCAATCTGCTCCTTTAAGCGGGAGCTTCAGTGAAATGGGAGAAACCTATCGAGACGGCGCGCAAATCTACTTTGAAAAGATCAACAAGGAAGGCGGCGTAAACGGCCGGCGCATCCGTTTAATCACTCTGGATGACGGCTACGACGCCAAACGCGCTCAAGTCAACACCAAAGAATTGATCGAGCAACATCAGGCGCTGGCGCTGTTCGGTCACATGTTCACCAATACAGTCTTCGCTTCGCTGCCGCTGGCCACTGCTGCCGGCGTACCGTATGTCGGACCGTACGCCGGCAACGAGACGTTGTACGCAGGGCCGGTCAATCACATCCTGTTCATGACGCGCGCCAGCTATTCTACTGAACTGGACGCTTTGCTGCGCCATGTACAGGCGATGGGATTAACGCGAGTGGCGCTGGCGCGCTACGATAGCCCCGGCGGCGCCATTTTGCAAAAAGACCTGGAAGAAAAATTGAAAGCAATCAAGCTAGCGCCGGTCGGCGTCGCGACGATGCAGCTCAATTCGACGCAACCGGCCGATGTCGTGCTCAAGATAATCAAGATGCACCCGCAAGCGATCCTGCTGGGCGTCTCCGGTGACGATGCCGTTGCCTTCGTACGACAATTCAATCAGTCTGCCGATAAGTTTCCGGTCCAGTTTCTCGCGCGCAGTCTTATCGGCGGACATCAGCTGGTTGTAAAACTTGGCAGCGAAAGCAGGGGCATCGTGATATCGCAAGTAGCGCCGTCGCCGTTCAATGGCGAGACCCACATCGCCCGTGAATATCAGGCTGCATTGAAAGCTGCGAATGCGGCGGGGCGTAAACTGGTGGCGAGCTATATCGGCTTTGACGGCTATATCGCAGCGAAAGTGATGGTGGAGGGTTTAAGGCGCGCCGGGCCGAATCCCGGCAGGCCGGCATTGGTCAAGGCGCTGGAAACGATGCATCACTGGGATGCCGGCGATTTCATCGTGGATTACGATGAAAACAACCATACAGGTTCGAAATTCGTCACGGTTACGGTAATCGGCGCGGGCGGTCATTACATCGAATGACTCGGAAGGCGCTGTATGGCTGCCCCGGCCTGGGCGTCCCGTCTAGGCGAGATAATGCTTGCCTACTGACTGAACGGTATTGCCGCAGGAGGCGTGGTTCAGGGAGTTTCTTTGGCGGAAACTTCATTCATGAAGAACGCGATGCCCTGGTTTATCGTACATCCGTCCAGCGGCTGTCGGCTAGACGCTGCCGCTATTGCCCGGCCTTTATGCGCCGCAGGTTATTGATATAGCCGGCGGCCGTCAGCGGCACGAATCCTGAAAAACGCGCGTAGCGGTCGCCGTTCTCGAACAGATAGCTGGCGAACGCCGTAACTTCAGGCTTGGCTAATGCCGATTGGGCGATGTACACGTACAGCAGCCGGGTCAATGGCCCATAGGCTTCCGACAATACCGAGCTTGCATCTGGTATTACCGCCCCTTTTCCGAAATTGATCGGCACCGGACGGACATTGCTCTTGCGCTCGACCAACGCGCCCAGAGAGACGAAGCCAATGGCGTTGACATCTTCCGATACCGCATCGATGATCTTGCCATGGTCGCTGAATATCGTGGTGTCGCCCCGCAAGAAGCCTCGCATGGCATTCACGCGCTCAGTGAAGAACATGGTGGTCCCCGACTTGGTATCGGGCGATACTATTTTCAGCGGCGCATCGCTATAGGCCATTCTTACCTGGTTCCAGTGAGTTACTTTGCCGTAAGACTCGGGGTGGAAAATCGATTTCAACTCTGCCATCGTCAAGTCATTGGTCCAATTGTTCGCCTTGTTGACGATCACCGCGACGGCGTCGTAAGCGATTGGCAACTCAAGATACGAAATTTTTTTATCCGCGCACGCTTTGGCTTGATCGGCCTGTATCTTGTTCGATGCCGGCACGATATCCGCTGCGCCTTTGCAAAGGTCCTTGAAACCGACACTGGTCCCCTTGAATTCGGCCTTGATATCGCTTTTACTGCCGCGCTGATATTGGGTAACGGCAGTGGTGATCAGATTTTCTTCCGTATCGGAGCCGGAAATGCGCACGTCGGCTTGCGCCAGTGTCGACATCAGTCCAAAAACGGAAAACAGCGTAGCGCTGGCGGAGCGGAGATACATGCTGCGAATTTTCATCTTGCTTACTTTCGTACTATTGATATTTTCACGAAGCCATTATTTTTTCCACATGCGTCAGTCCCGCCCAGGCCTCGTCTAGGAAAAGAGAAAACGCGGATGCAACGGCGCCTCGGTGAGCTCTGCCTGTATGGCTTCTGCCGGCAGGCAACGCCGCGGCGCCATGCCGTTGCATGAACATGTCAGTATGCAGCGACAGGTGCAGAAAGCTATCGGGAAAGGTAGGTTTTTCGGTAGGGTTTTTCCTACGATCTCTGCGGCTTATTTGGGGCTGCACCAATCACCTCCAGATCGATGCTCAATCGCCATCGTCAAATGGGATAACCGGATACTCGCCGCCGTCACCCCTGGGGCTGCGTCCGGGTCGCAAGTTGCAGCATTTGTTGTTTTTGGTCTCGCGCCTGGTCCAATTCGGCGCCGAGGTCGTAAGCATGAGCCTTGGTGTAGTCTTTCGCCGCATTCCAGACGTAATCGTTGATCGTGCTTTGCCCGAACTGCTGCAACAGGTTGCCGCTGGATTTATACGATTCCCCGGGCAGCGGACCCGGCGCGCCGCTGCGCAGAAATTGCGCCAGAAGCGGGCCGGTCCCGGCTTGCACAACACTCGAAGTCGTACTGGCAAGCATGACCCGGCATACATCTATGGTCTGGCCGACACGGCTGGCCCAGGTCTGTTTTGGCCCCAAAGTCTGTTTGACTAGCGCACCGGCTTCAACCAGGGTTCCGCCCACGAAATGCGGCAAGCGTGCAATATCGCTCCAGCCTGCTGCAGGAATGTCGGGGTTCTTGACTTTGACGGAATAAAGATTAACGCGTTGCTTTCCACCTAACAGGTTATCGACCTCGGTTTGTGCAAGGTGCGGAGTCGCCTTGGCCATGGCTATCAAAAATTTACTCAAGGCGCCGGCACTTGAGGAAGTTAGAAGAGTTCCGCCAAAAACCGGCAGTGGCTTTGTCAATGCGCTCGCGCTCGATACCACTCGGCGCAGCACATTCGCGGTACCCATCATTCCTGGCTGAAACCACGTTACCAGCCCCTTCCCATCCAGAGCGCCTTGCTTCATCGACAATAAATTGCGGGTAGCCGTGGCTTCGTGCTTCAACGCCAGATGCGAGATGTTTTGCCCGGCCCCCAGGCTATTCTCCGCACCCTCGGAAGGAGCGCTTAAACCGCCGCCGGCCGCTGCCGGACGCCAGTATTCCTTTACGCCATCTTTCACACTTAGGCGCACCGTTCCTGGAACAGGTATCAGCGCCTTCAGATCTACCGCCGCCAGCGCTGGGAAATTGGAGATTTTGGCGCGACGATCCATGGCCTGTATCAACCAGCTGTCCACGGCGTAAGCCGTCAGGCCGCTCGCCGCACCGCCCAGCAGGGCGGGCCCGATATCATTACCAAGCTCGCCGACCAGTTTTCCATTCTGAAGGCGCTGCCTGGTAGCCGTAACAATGGTGTTGCGCAGGGGAGAGCGTGACGTTCCCACGATGAATTGACGCGCGCCTTCATATAATGCCGCCAAGAGAGCGGAATGCAATGGCGTCGACATGTCTTGCCGCATTGAATAGCCATGTCCGCCAAAGGCTTTCTGGCGCGCGGTCAGGACTTTCCCTGCCCATGTGACGTACTCTTTTTCAAGCCCCACTTGCTGGGTAAGGGATTCAGGCGAAAGGTGAGCCGGCCAGTGTAGTTTCTTAAGTTCATCGTTGACCTGCTGTTCCGGCAACAATTCCGGTATATCGATTACCACGTCCCCTCGGACCGGACGAGCCGGCCGGCCGGCATTGCCATGATCGGTGCGGCTATGTCCAGGCCGGCTCCGAAGATGAGATGCCGAAGCAGATCTGTCGTCAATCTGAATTTCCGATGAGGCAGGTAAACGACGCCTGCCGACGTTAATCGGAAGCGACTCGGTTCGTTCGCCGCTGCGAATCGCCGCACTGTACTGAAATGGCGGAAATACGCCGGAACCGGACGCTGTCGTCGATTTACGGCCAGCCGCAGACGATTCCGGCATGTCTCCGCCGACCGGCGCCCGAGGCGGCAACCGTAGAGATGCAGATCCGCCCACTGAAGAATCTCTTGAGTGCGGACCACCAAAAATCATCCTCGAGTCAATGCTCCACTGCTTGGAGTCAGAACGCTCTCCAGCCCTTAGCAGGGATTCATGGTCGCCATGGCCTGGCGGCGCCGACTCATGCCGTTCCTCATGTCGGGGCGTGACATTTTCCAGAGTCGCCTGCACCGATTGTTCTTCGCGCCGAAACGATGCACCTGAATGCCGGGGCAATCCGATCGTTGACGCGGAACGTCTTACTTCGCCGCTATCGACTGAGGGTGTATTGGCGAATCGCGAGGAATGGAAACGCCTCTCTTGCGGCATTGCCGTACGGGGCAATGTGTTGGTTAAAGTTGTTGCCGGAGTTTGCGCCGCGTCGGCTACGCTGGCGCCGGCCTCAGGATCTACTGGCGAATGATGTACGGCCTGTAGCGACGCAAGATCCAATTCCCGCGAAGACGCATCCATCGACCGCATCCGCCTCCTGCCGGAAGACTCGGCCAGAGCCTGAAGCGGCCCGCCGCCCGGCTCCATCCGCTGCGAAGCGGTGCGGGGATTTGACACGGCAGGCCGGTCGTCCTCCGGCGTCGATATTGAAAGATCGTGCGGCAACCCCGTTGCGGGGCGTACTGGAACCGGAGAAGTCACGTTGGCCCTTTCGACTATGGGTTTGGTTTGGCGCTGTCCAATAATTGCTGTACTGCCATTGCTCCAACCGCATTCATCAGATCGAGCGTTTTTACGATTTCATCGACTTCGTCGATCCAGGCAATCGAGCTGAGTTGCAACAGGCCCTCGGCGGAAACTCCCAGATACCAGCCGAACTCGGTGAGAAGCTTTCGTTGAATTTCCAGCAGTTGTCCAACTTCCGGCCCCATCAGCTCATTGGCGGAGAGCGGTAATGCGACTTCCGGAAAGACGGAGCATTGAGCGTCAAGCAAATGCAGCCGGCAGTCGAAACCCGATGGTCCGGAGAATGCCTTCGGCGCAATCAATTCTGTATATCTCGACACCGGGATGCCGAGCAGCACGGCAATCTGGATCAGGAAATTTTTTTGTTCTTCCGTGACCGTTTGCTTCTTGATTGAAGAATCCAGCGATCTACCGGCGGAAGAGGAATGCGATAATTTATTCATGGCAGACGGTCTCGATTGGAAGTGAGTCGCTGCATGTTAGGAACCGGGCAGACCGTCGGGCCGAAAAAAAGCGAAGCCAGCCGTCCGGCTACGAAGTAGCTACGGAATTTTATGCTTTAACGGATTCGCATTTTCTCCATTAGATCCTGGAGTGCAATATTCGCAATGATCGAGGTGTGTCATCCGCGGCGCCGCCAACTTCAGCGATAGCGCGATGCTTTACAGCAACGTTGTAGAATGCTCTCAAAGATTTGCTACAGCGTTAACTCAATAGGAGAAAAAATGAAAACAATCGGTGCATTGGTAATTCTTTTTAGCGTATTGGCCTGTTCAAAAGAAGAAACGCCAAAACCTGTTGTCGTTGCGCCCGATGCTGGGGCTTCGGCATCTGCAACTACGATTGAAAGCAAGGATATTCAAGCGTCGAGAAAAGCCGCCTTGGAGGCGCTCGGCGCCGCCAGTACACCCAGCAAGCCGTGACGGCGGATATCTCACGAACTTGAATGGCAGCGCGCCAAGCCGAGGCAAACTCAGGCCAGCGACGACCAAAGATGCTGTGCCGCATAAGCGCGCCACGGCCGCCAGGCTTCTGCCCGCAGCGTCAGTTCCTTTGCGTTCGGCCTGGCGCCTTCATGAACCGCGATCGCGTGCATCAAGGCCACATCGGCCGCCGGAAACGCATCGGGCTCACGTAAATGGCGAAGCGCCATGTATTGTGCGGTCCAGTCGCCGATGCCCGGCAATGCGCGCAATTTCAATACCGCTTCTTCCAGGCTGACGCAGGTATCCAGCAACTGCGGGTCGGCCACCAGCGCTGCAGCTATCGCAGACAAGGTGGCGGCGCGCGTTTTTGGCATGCCCAGCGGCGCCAGGTCAGCAGCTGCCACGGCGGCGGCTTGCGGGAAGACGTGGGTCAGCCCCGGCCGGTCTGCGCAAGGATCGCTGAGCGCTTCGCCGTACTGCGCTACCAGCTTGCCGGCCAACCGGATAGCGCCGAGCACGGTGATCTGCTGCCCCAGCACCGCCCGCATCGCCTGTTCGAAACCGTCCCAGCAGCCCGGTACGCGCAGGCCGGGCCGGGCTGCAGTGAGCCTGGCCATCAAGGGATCGGCCGACAGCTGGCGGCCGATGATTTCGGGATCGGCTGCCAGGTCGAACATCCGGCGCAGGCGGGCAATGATGGCTGACAACGACGACAATCGCGGGAAACGGATGGTGGCTTGAAGGGCATGGCCCTCGCCTTGCTGCACGACAATGGTTCCATGCGCGCCGTCGAGGCAGATGCTGCGGTAGTAACAGCCGTCCGCCACCAGTTCCACGCCGGCAATCGCGCGCGGGCTCAGGAACGCCAGCATGGCAGGCCAGTCGTAAGGCGGCCGGTAACGCAGCAACAGCGTTACTCCGGCTTGCGCCGATTGTTCCGGCTGGCTGCCATGGCGTAATGCGCTGGGCGGACGCCGGAACAGGTTTTGGAACACCTCGTTGAAACGGCGGACGCTGCCAAACCCGGCGGCGAAAGCGATTTCGGTAATCGGCATGCGGGTTTCATGGATCAGCTGCTGGGCCAGCAGCACCCGGCGCGTCTGCGCTACGGCAACCGGCGACGCTCCCAGATGCTGGGCGAACAGGCGGCGCAGTTGCCGTTCGCCCACGCCCAGCCGCGCGACCAGCGCGTCCATGCCATTGTCGTCCAGCGCTCCCATTTCTATCAGCGCCAGTGCGCGCGTCACGGTATTGGATACGCCGCTGTTGGCAACTCCGCGCCAGGCGCCGGAATCGGGCGCAGCTTCCGGGCGGCAGCGCAGGCATGGACGAAAACCCGCTTCCTGTGCAGCGGCGGCGGTGGGGAAAAACAAGACGTTTTCGGATTTGGCGGTACGCGCGGGGCAAATCGGACGGCAATAGATGCCGGTAGTTTTGACGCCGATGAAAAAACGTCCGTCAAAGCGTACATCGCGGCTGGCCAGCGCCCGGTAGCAGGTGTCGTGATCGAGTTCCATCGGACCATGATCGCGCCGATATTTACCAATGTCTAGCGGTTTTCGGACATCGACATGATAGCGATGAAAACCGGAATGGATGAGGCCTGGGCGCCGTTTCCCGCGCCCCGAGGCCTGGCAGGATGGGAACCTACTTGCCGTTCAGCGCGGACCACGAGCGCGGACCGCCGTCGCCGTAGCGTTCGTCAAAGCGTTGCAATACGGCTTCGCGCACCGGCTCCGACAAGCTTGGATATTTGTCGCCCTGTTCTATCGCGGCGTATTCTTCACCGGCTTTCGCGGGATCCGCGGGAATATGGAATTTAACGATGAAATCCTGCTGCCACTGCTCGGTAACCTTGAGGACGAGTGCTGCGCGCGCAGCAGGATTCAGGACACCGAACTCGCCGACGCCGGCCGTGATGTGCTGCACGGTTTCGGTCAGCCCCTCTTCGGTCGGCGGCGCCTTGGTGAACTCTTTAACGGCATGTGAACTACTCGTCTTACTCATGTCACTCTCCTCGGGTTAAGTGGTGCGATGGTGGACGGCCCGCTTGCGGCAGGCGGATGCTGCAAAACGATTGGGATGAATCTCCTAGGCTGCGGTAAAAAAACGTTCTTGCATTTCTTCCAGCCCCAGGGTGTGCAGGACTTCTTGCAGGCGTTCGGTCGGCCGCTTGCGCGGCAGGTCTTTGTAGCTGGCGATGATCAGTTCATTCTTCATCGAGTGCTCCCAACCCACCAGTTCGGTGACGCTGACCTGGTAGCCATGCGCTTCCAGCTGCAGGCAGCGCAGCACGTTGGTGACCTGGCTGCCGAATTCGCGCGTATGCAGCGGATGGCGCCAGATTTCGGTCAGCGCTTCTTTCGCCAGCGATTTGCCCTTGTTCTTTTTCAGCACGGAGGCCACTTCCGCCTGGCAGCAAGGCACCAGCACCATGAAACGCGCCTGTTTCTTCAAGCCAAATTCAATTGCATCGTCGGTCGCGGTATTACACGCATGCAAGGCTGTAACGACATCGATACGG
Proteins encoded in this region:
- a CDS encoding DNA-3-methyladenine glycosylase 2 family protein, yielding MELDHDTCYRALASRDVRFDGRFFIGVKTTGIYCRPICPARTAKSENVLFFPTAAAAQEAGFRPCLRCRPEAAPDSGAWRGVANSGVSNTVTRALALIEMGALDDNGMDALVARLGVGERQLRRLFAQHLGASPVAVAQTRRVLLAQQLIHETRMPITEIAFAAGFGSVRRFNEVFQNLFRRPPSALRHGSQPEQSAQAGVTLLLRYRPPYDWPAMLAFLSPRAIAGVELVADGCYYRSICLDGAHGTIVVQQGEGHALQATIRFPRLSSLSAIIARLRRMFDLAADPEIIGRQLSADPLMARLTAARPGLRVPGCWDGFEQAMRAVLGQQITVLGAIRLAGKLVAQYGEALSDPCADRPGLTHVFPQAAAVAAADLAPLGMPKTRAATLSAIAAALVADPQLLDTCVSLEEAVLKLRALPGIGDWTAQYMALRHLREPDAFPAADVALMHAIAVHEGARPNAKELTLRAEAWRPWRAYAAQHLWSSLA
- a CDS encoding ABC transporter substrate-binding protein, with the protein product MGETYRDGAQIYFEKINKEGGVNGRRIRLITLDDGYDAKRAQVNTKELIEQHQALALFGHMFTNTVFASLPLATAAGVPYVGPYAGNETLYAGPVNHILFMTRASYSTELDALLRHVQAMGLTRVALARYDSPGGAILQKDLEEKLKAIKLAPVGVATMQLNSTQPADVVLKIIKMHPQAILLGVSGDDAVAFVRQFNQSADKFPVQFLARSLIGGHQLVVKLGSESRGIVISQVAPSPFNGETHIAREYQAALKAANAAGRKLVASYIGFDGYIAAKVMVEGLRRAGPNPGRPALVKALETMHHWDAGDFIVDYDENNHTGSKFVTVTVIGAGGHYIE
- a CDS encoding substrate-binding domain-containing protein, whose product is MRISGSDTEENLITTAVTQYQRGSKSDIKAEFKGTSVGFKDLCKGAADIVPASNKIQADQAKACADKKISYLELPIAYDAVAVIVNKANNWTNDLTMAELKSIFHPESYGKVTHWNQVRMAYSDAPLKIVSPDTKSGTTMFFTERVNAMRGFLRGDTTIFSDHGKIIDAVSEDVNAIGFVSLGALVERKSNVRPVPINFGKGAVIPDASSVLSEAYGPLTRLLYVYIAQSALAKPEVTAFASYLFENGDRYARFSGFVPLTAAGYINNLRRIKAGQ